The genomic stretch tataacataacctGAAAATTGGTTCAGGAAAAGCTTGACTTTTATAATGAAGTGTTGTTTATAGGAATCTTCTTTGTAGTATTAAATTATCATTGGGTCCTCCCTCGTGGGGATTGGGGTAGGTGAGTTTGCCTGTAGATCTCTAAaaggtttggtaggagaaagtatTCGTCACATAGTTATTTCTTGTTTGTCCTTTATTTTTGTGACAGCTCAGCTTCCACATAGTAGACAATAAAATATTAAATTGCTTTCAAATCACTATTTTTAAAATGTTCACATAAAAGGAGtaatgaaaaacaaaacaaagttGAGGATATAGAAAATTTTGGGGTATTACAATATTACATTTTTACACTTTTTTTGATGGGTAAATAatatattatataaatatattatatttttacACTTGTACTCCCTATGATGATTTTCTTGAAGGTAGAGTCTTATTGGGACGCAATTCTAACCCAAATTACACATGAAACATTGGATTATTATGTAGAAAAATTAAAGGCTAAGGTCCACAAAGGGCCATTCATTAATTAAAGAAAGATGGTGGAGTAGGTGAATCTTTCTGAAACTATGTCATACCAAAtactaatattttattttttctttagaaaaCTTTATAGTTTAATGTCAGTGTCTACTTGAATAAATTTATGTTTTAATTATAATACGCTAACTACTTCTATTTTTCAAAAACAACAACATAGCCAGGGTATTCCGACAAACAATATaaggtttggggagggtagtatgtagaCCTTACACCTAagagatagagaggctgtttatgatagaccctcggctcaagaaaagatGTTATAAGTAGCTAATGAGAATAAAGACGTTAATTCATCTAAGTTTTGCAAGAGTGAAGGTTTTTTTAGAATGAAAGTAAGTAATACTCTTGAAGTATTAAACTATTGAGATACAAGTAGGGCAacctggtgcactaagctcccgctatgcgcggggtcggAAAATTATTGAAATACAAGTCATAGTAGTTAATTACCAACATAGTGCAACTCAACATGGAACAATGTCATCTATTCTTGTGCTAATAATGCTTACTAATCTGCAGATAACACAGGTAAAAGCTTGTTGATAAGAGAGTACTTAGGATCAGTAGCATTCAACAACATTACAAGGTTAACATTTGGGAAAAGGTTCATGAACTCAAAAGGTGAGATTGATGAGCAAGGTCAAGAATTCAAGGGTATTGTCTCTAATGGCATCAAAATTGGCGGAAAACTTCCCTTGGCAGAGTATGTTCCATGGCTCCGTTGGTTTTTCACAATGGAAAACGAGGCACTCGTGAAGCACTCTGCACGTAGAGACCGGTTAACAAGAATGATCATGGATGAACACACACTGGCTCGCAAGAAAACTGGTGATACTAAGCAGCATTTTGTCGATGCATTGCTTACTCTTCAGAAGCAGTATGATCTTAGTGATGACACTGTTATTGGCCTCCTCTGGGTAAGTAAAAAACTCATAGTTTCTATATGTACAAGTCAGTGTCTCTATCTTGCAAAAGAACTAATGTTTCATCCTATAGATTCAAGATCTTAGCTCAATTGGCATAAAAATTATAATTGGGGCTATAACTTAGTTTTGGATAGAGACGATACAAGTACATTGATGCGTGTGTGACATTGTGAAGAACGAACCATCTTTTGACAATGTGTCTGCGACATGATAAAGAACAaacaatttgaaaatgttgataTGCGTATGAACAAGGATAGAACTATGCAAGTACATTAATCTGTCTGTGACATGATAAAGAAAGAACCATTTTTGACATTAAAACTATCACTTTGTGACATCAGAAACAACTCGGTATACATATATTCATTCTCAAATTGTTCAATAATATATATTGAGTTAGCCCCTGGATTTGAGTATGTTAGGATGTTGGGTACGATGATTCATATTGATGTTGACGAGGTCTGAATTGTCCAAACTTTTATTCTCTTGAAAATTAACTAAAGAAGAACTTTGGAAGTGACTAACGACATTGAGAATATAGGGCTCAATGAACTGTATAGCATTTAGCTTTGCATGACTTTGGAAATAGTATCAATCACTCTCATTCATATTAAAATGTTTGCGAATGAAATTGTGCAGGATATGATTACAGCAGGAATGGACACAACAACCATAACAGTGGAATGGGCAATGGCAGAACTAGTTAAGAACCCAAGAGTGCAACTAAAAGCTCAAGAGGAGCTTGACAGGGTAATCGGAACGGATCGAATCATGTCAGAAACCGATTTCTCTAAACTTCCTTACCTACAATGTGTAGCCAAAGAGGCTCTAAGGTTGCACCCTCCAACTCCTCTAATGCTTCCTCATAAGGCCAGTGCCAGTGTCAAAATTGGTGGTTATGACATTCCTAAGGGGTCCATCGTGCACGTGAACGTTTGGGCTGTCGCTCGTGACCCAGCCGTGTGGAAGAACCCGTTGGAGTTCAGACCAGAGCGCTTCCTTGAGGAAGACGTTGACATGAAGGGTCACGACTATCGGTTATTGCCCTTTGGTGCAGGAAGGCGTGTTTGCCCCGGTGCACAACTTGCTATCAACTTGGTCACATCTATGTTGGGTCATTTGTTGCATCATTTTACATGGGCTCCGGCCCCGGGGGT from Nicotiana sylvestris chromosome 12, ASM39365v2, whole genome shotgun sequence encodes the following:
- the LOC104216569 gene encoding cytochrome P450 98A2-like — its product is MYSHRSKVSTKIMALSFIFISITLIFLVHKLYHRLRFKLPPGPRPLPVVGNLYDIKPVRFRCFADWAKTYGPIFSVYFGSQLNVVVTTAELAKEVLKENDQNLADRFRTRPANNLSRNGMDLIWADYGPHYVKVRKLCNLELFTPKRLEALRPIREDEVTAMVENIFKDCTKPDNTGKSLLIREYLGSVAFNNITRLTFGKRFMNSKGEIDEQGQEFKGIVSNGIKIGGKLPLAEYVPWLRWFFTMENEALVKHSARRDRLTRMIMDEHTLARKKTGDTKQHFVDALLTLQKQYDLSDDTVIGLLWDMITAGMDTTTITVEWAMAELVKNPRVQLKAQEELDRVIGTDRIMSETDFSKLPYLQCVAKEALRLHPPTPLMLPHKASASVKIGGYDIPKGSIVHVNVWAVARDPAVWKNPLEFRPERFLEEDVDMKGHDYRLLPFGAGRRVCPGAQLAINLVTSMLGHLLHHFTWAPAPGVNPEDIDLEESPGTVTYMKNPIQAIPTPRLPAHLYGRVPVDM